A single genomic interval of Helianthus annuus cultivar XRQ/B chromosome 6, HanXRQr2.0-SUNRISE, whole genome shotgun sequence harbors:
- the LOC110864101 gene encoding uncharacterized protein LOC110864101, with protein MYLRETQSETRPCQSNDYRWTIMPPHFFNMVVEQKHDAYSYADGSRQKFPAFWNVDTVYMPVSHKDQHWLILQINMLSLKVKVYFPNNCNVMHCGESFCIHKKIHQILLEFESPFLWFLGRISYWQLSGINETDTLECAGDDVWPDNGDHTGRNSGVIICMLMEKLVQNFALTWEEENLQDACVRYRRYMADELYAGRFTPKKN; from the exons ATGTATTTACGGGAAACTCAAAGCGAGACACGGCCATGCCAGTCTAATGATTATCGTTGGACAATTATGCCCCCTCATTTTTTCAACATGGTAGTTGAACAGAAGCATGATGCTTACAGCTATGCAGATGGGTCTAGACAAAAATTTCCTGCATTTTGGAATGTGGATACG GTCTACATGCCAGTTTCACACAAGGATCAACACTGGTTAATCTTACAGATAAACATGTTGTCACTAAAAGTTAAAGTTTATTTCCCAAATAATTGTAATGTAATGCATTGTGGAGAGTCGTTTTGCATACATAAAAAAATACATCAAATTCTACTTGAATTTGAGTCTCCATTCTTATGGTTTTTGGGTCGCATATCGTACTGGCAACTTTCTGGAATAAACGAGACAGATACCTTGGAGTGTGCGGGGGATGATGTGTGGCCAGATAACGGGGATCATACAGGTCGAAATTCAGGTGTAATTATTTGTATGTTAATGGAAAAACTTGTTCAAAACTTTGCATTGACATGGGAAGAGGAAAATCTACAGGATGCTTGTGTCAGATACAGACGGTACATGGCGGATGAACTCTACGCTGGCCGATTCACACCAAAAAAAAACTGA